In Lautropia mirabilis, one DNA window encodes the following:
- the guaB gene encoding IMP dehydrogenase: MRIAKKALTFDDVLLVPAYSDFIPRDASLRTRLTRKISLNIPLVSAAMDTVTESSMAIVMAQLGGIGIIHKNLKPERQAAEVLAVKRYESGVVGDPITITPEMTVREVIAITREHRISGLPVVEGGSRKVVGIVTNRDLRFESELDQPVRNIMTPRERLITVPEGSSLDDAQKLMHKHRLERVLVVNDAFELRGLMTVKDILKADTHPESSKDSVGKLRVGAAIGTGGDSHERLERLVAAGVDVVVVDTAHGHSRGVIERVREIKRHYPDLQVIAGNIATGDAARMLVDAGADAVKVGIGPGSICTTRIVAGVGVPQLTAVGDVAAALQGTDVPLIADGGIRYSGDVAKAIAAGASSVMMGSIFAGTEESPGEIVLYKGRSYKFYRGMGSLGAMQQGAADRYFQDSNVAAEKMVPEGIEGRVPYKGAVSGIIYQLCGGLRASMGYCGCPTIDAMQQRAQFVEISNAGIRESHVHDVQIVKEAPNYHVE; this comes from the coding sequence ATGCGGATAGCCAAGAAGGCACTGACATTCGACGACGTCCTGCTCGTCCCCGCTTATTCAGACTTCATCCCCCGTGACGCATCCCTGCGCACGCGCCTGACCCGGAAAATCAGCCTCAACATCCCGCTTGTCTCGGCGGCGATGGATACCGTCACTGAAAGCAGCATGGCCATCGTCATGGCCCAGCTCGGCGGCATCGGCATCATCCACAAGAACCTCAAGCCCGAGCGGCAGGCTGCCGAGGTCCTGGCCGTCAAGCGCTACGAGTCCGGCGTGGTGGGCGACCCCATCACCATCACCCCCGAGATGACCGTGCGCGAGGTCATCGCCATCACCCGCGAACACCGCATCTCCGGTCTGCCCGTGGTCGAGGGTGGCAGCAGGAAGGTGGTCGGCATCGTCACCAACCGTGACCTGCGTTTCGAGTCCGAACTCGACCAGCCGGTGCGCAACATCATGACCCCGCGCGAGCGGCTCATCACCGTGCCCGAGGGTTCCAGCCTGGATGACGCCCAGAAGCTCATGCACAAGCACCGTCTCGAGCGCGTGCTGGTCGTCAACGACGCCTTCGAGCTGCGCGGTCTCATGACCGTCAAGGACATCCTGAAGGCCGACACCCACCCCGAATCCTCCAAGGACAGCGTCGGCAAGCTGCGCGTTGGCGCTGCCATCGGCACCGGCGGCGACAGCCATGAACGGCTCGAGCGCCTGGTGGCTGCCGGCGTGGACGTGGTGGTGGTTGACACCGCCCACGGCCACTCGCGCGGCGTCATCGAGCGCGTGCGCGAGATCAAGCGCCACTACCCCGACCTGCAGGTCATTGCCGGCAACATCGCCACCGGTGATGCCGCCCGCATGCTGGTCGATGCCGGCGCCGACGCCGTCAAGGTCGGCATTGGCCCGGGTTCCATCTGCACCACCCGCATCGTGGCCGGCGTGGGCGTGCCCCAGCTCACCGCCGTGGGCGACGTGGCCGCTGCCCTGCAGGGTACCGACGTGCCCCTCATCGCCGACGGTGGTATCCGCTACTCCGGCGACGTGGCCAAGGCCATTGCCGCTGGCGCCTCCAGCGTCATGATGGGCTCCATCTTTGCCGGTACCGAGGAATCCCCCGGCGAGATCGTCCTGTACAAGGGCCGCTCCTACAAGTTCTACCGCGGCATGGGCTCGCTGGGTGCCATGCAGCAGGGCGCGGCCGACCGCTATTTCCAGGACTCCAACGTCGCCGCCGAGAAGATGGTGCCCGAAGGCATCGAAGGCCGCGTCCCCTACAAGGGGGCGGTCAGCGGCATCATCTATCAGCTGTGCGGCGGCCTGCGTGCCAGCATGGGCTATTGCGGTTGCCCCACCATCGACGCCATGCAGCAGCGTGCCCAGTTCGTCGAGATCAGCAACGCCGGCATCCGTGAATCGCACGTCCATGACGTGCAGATCGTCAAGGAAGCGCCCAACTATCACGTCGAGTGA
- a CDS encoding aminotransferase-like domain-containing protein gives MAFVDQIRQRLADGQWASGERLPSLRQMAQREQVSLHAVASAYAQLVSEGLLDVQHGRGYYVSPPVKGLPATPPDMSSASQDTAPAGQTALFRLLQAGPEYLKLGCGWLPSEWRDTEALAAGVRKTARMGQRTLTDYGDIQGHVSLRHQLAVHLRRTTRIDVPPGQLLTTVGATQALDLIIRLLVRPGDRVLLDEPCNGSLVHLVRLAGGTPVGVRRNADGPDLQALDEALKDGQPCRLFICNSTFHNPTGGTLSARTAFGVMKRAAEHGFLVVEDDVYGDFHPERRQTLVELSGLEHGIYIGSFSKSLSASLRIGHVVASPEIIGRLTELKLMTTVAVPGFCERFVNTILVDGSYARHMRELQRRMLKHQKQAQRRLAALGWQCATQPDGGMFLWIRHPQLEDLSAFITALARHGILLLPGSAFAVSQDFRAWTRINVTHLTDEAVSRMAACMREVPV, from the coding sequence ATGGCATTTGTCGATCAGATCCGCCAGCGTCTGGCCGATGGCCAGTGGGCCAGCGGCGAGCGGCTGCCGTCACTGCGGCAGATGGCGCAGCGCGAGCAGGTCAGCCTGCACGCTGTGGCCAGCGCCTACGCGCAGCTGGTCAGCGAGGGGCTGCTGGACGTGCAGCATGGGCGCGGGTACTACGTGTCCCCTCCGGTGAAAGGCCTGCCTGCTACACCGCCGGACATGTCCTCCGCATCGCAGGACACCGCGCCAGCCGGGCAGACGGCCCTGTTCCGGTTGCTGCAGGCGGGGCCGGAATATCTGAAGCTGGGCTGTGGCTGGCTGCCGTCGGAATGGCGGGACACCGAGGCACTGGCGGCAGGCGTGCGCAAGACGGCGCGGATGGGGCAGCGGACGCTGACGGATTATGGGGACATCCAGGGCCATGTGTCGCTGCGCCATCAGCTGGCGGTACATCTGCGTCGCACCACGCGCATCGACGTGCCGCCCGGGCAGCTGCTGACGACGGTGGGGGCTACCCAGGCGCTGGACCTGATCATCCGGTTGCTGGTGCGGCCCGGCGACCGGGTGCTGCTGGACGAGCCCTGCAACGGTTCCCTGGTGCACCTGGTGAGGCTGGCCGGGGGCACGCCTGTGGGGGTGCGGCGCAACGCCGACGGGCCGGACCTGCAGGCGCTGGATGAGGCGCTGAAGGATGGGCAGCCCTGCCGGCTCTTCATCTGCAACAGCACCTTTCACAATCCCACCGGAGGCACGCTGTCGGCACGCACGGCTTTCGGGGTGATGAAGCGGGCGGCCGAGCACGGCTTTCTGGTGGTGGAGGACGATGTCTATGGGGACTTCCATCCCGAGCGTCGCCAGACGCTGGTGGAGCTGTCGGGGCTGGAGCACGGCATCTACATCGGCAGCTTCTCCAAGTCACTGTCGGCGTCGCTGCGCATCGGCCATGTCGTGGCCAGCCCGGAGATCATCGGCCGGCTGACCGAGCTGAAGCTGATGACCACGGTGGCGGTACCAGGCTTCTGTGAACGCTTCGTCAACACCATCCTGGTGGACGGATCCTACGCACGGCACATGCGGGAGCTGCAGCGCCGCATGCTGAAGCACCAGAAACAGGCCCAGCGACGGCTGGCTGCGCTGGGCTGGCAGTGCGCCACGCAGCCTGACGGGGGCATGTTCCTGTGGATCCGCCATCCGCAGCTGGAGGACCTGTCGGCCTTCATCACGGCACTGGCCCGCCATGGGATCCTGCTGCTGCCGGGCTCGGCCTTTGCCGTGTCGCAGGATTTCCGGGCCTGGACACGGATCAACGTCACGCACCTGACAGATGAGGCGGTGTCGCGGATGGCGGCCTGCATGCGTGAAGTGCCGGTCTGA
- a CDS encoding MFS transporter — protein sequence MSARLPARTWLYFIAQSVNLTTAVMAVTIAALVGAVVAPRPWMATLPYGGQFLVVMLATLPVARLMRRHGRKRIFLAATLPLALAGITGYLAVQDRSFGLLIVSHALLGLYIAVANFSRFAATDGLSTSLKPRAMSLVIAGGVVAAFTGPSLVNSLREWAGIQDFALCYAAFAGLAVLHALTILPIRNRDDDTRQPVPSGAQPHAAVPHPVAANAWQLVLHDRPLVAAMLSAAVGYGLMNLLMIQSSMNMTQLCMAFSDVNRAIQWHVLAMFLPSFVTGSIIQRVGTHAVIVAGFILIGISAAFNMGNDGYALLSTSLILLGLGWNFTYIGGSAMLNERLDQLRAQPSAAASAADSPSATQDAAPAAHRPDPTVEVQGINDLCIAVMATLGAFLPAPLMSWPGWAGSNLLGGGASVLLIGLVVGVWRRRVG from the coding sequence ATGTCCGCTCGCCTGCCCGCCCGCACGTGGCTGTACTTCATCGCCCAGTCCGTCAACCTGACCACGGCCGTGATGGCTGTCACCATTGCCGCCCTGGTGGGCGCCGTGGTGGCCCCGCGACCATGGATGGCCACCCTGCCCTATGGGGGCCAGTTCCTGGTGGTGATGCTGGCCACACTGCCGGTGGCGCGACTGATGCGCCGCCACGGCCGCAAGCGCATATTCCTGGCGGCCACGCTGCCACTGGCTCTGGCCGGCATCACCGGCTACCTGGCCGTGCAGGACCGCTCGTTCGGGCTGTTGATCGTCTCCCATGCGCTGCTGGGGCTGTACATCGCCGTGGCCAACTTCTCGCGCTTTGCCGCCACGGACGGCCTGTCCACCTCGCTGAAGCCCCGCGCCATGTCCCTGGTCATCGCCGGTGGCGTGGTGGCCGCCTTCACCGGCCCCAGCCTGGTCAACAGCCTGAGGGAATGGGCAGGCATCCAGGACTTTGCCCTCTGCTACGCCGCCTTTGCCGGGCTGGCCGTGCTGCATGCGCTCACCATCCTGCCCATACGCAACCGGGACGATGACACCCGCCAGCCTGTCCCTTCTGGTGCCCAGCCCCATGCTGCCGTACCTCACCCTGTCGCCGCCAACGCCTGGCAACTGGTGCTGCACGACCGGCCGCTGGTGGCCGCCATGCTCTCGGCCGCCGTCGGCTACGGACTGATGAACCTGCTGATGATCCAGTCCTCCATGAACATGACCCAGCTGTGCATGGCCTTTTCGGACGTGAACCGCGCCATCCAGTGGCACGTGCTGGCCATGTTCCTGCCCTCGTTCGTCACGGGCTCCATCATCCAGCGCGTGGGTACCCACGCCGTCATCGTGGCCGGCTTCATCCTCATCGGCATCAGCGCAGCGTTCAACATGGGCAACGACGGCTACGCCCTGCTCAGCACCTCGCTGATCCTGCTGGGCCTGGGCTGGAACTTCACCTACATCGGCGGCAGCGCCATGCTGAACGAGCGGCTGGATCAGCTGCGGGCACAGCCGTCGGCCGCTGCCTCGGCAGCGGATTCACCATCAGCCACCCAGGACGCAGCCCCGGCAGCCCACCGCCCTGACCCGACCGTCGAGGTCCAGGGGATCAACGACCTGTGCATTGCCGTGATGGCCACCCTGGGCGCCTTCCTGCCCGCCCCGCTAATGAGCTGGCCCGGCTGGGCTGGCAGCAACCTGCTGGGCGGGGGGGCCAGCGTGCTGCTGATCGGGTTGGTGGTGGGGGTGTGGCGGCGGCGGGTGGGTTGA
- a CDS encoding YncE family protein, translated as MKAFRVSSMVALAVAAALSGCAATQDAAQSAVSSVKSLAGQAQVTRQAVAPALYEVAYSPSQDVVYVVSAGGFGPDAPASKVLRLDPKTLDVKGEIPLSVNGFGLVLDDAAHRLYITDTRAGSLTVLDVASDTVVGTVALNEAPDAVFSQTPAKASQAARAAKASRAGKSAKPADEDKDGVYKYREVVLDRTHNRLYLPGMSLEAGSNGVLKVVDAHTLKVQKVVPGLGFGTTGIALDEAAGKLYVSNLVGQLFVVDTGTLAVTQKFEVAADQLLNLAVDRAAGQVLAVDQGMARLDEKRQQDGIAYTPRGKGNQVVAIDPANGQVTRNIAVGTQPVALLLDAERNRLYVSNRDSGNVSIIDARTGHLLKSVDLQRHPNSLTLNPKTGEVYVTIKNARDAARGSNESVARIQY; from the coding sequence ATGAAGGCATTCCGGGTCTCTTCCATGGTTGCGCTGGCCGTTGCCGCCGCGCTCTCGGGCTGCGCCGCCACGCAGGATGCCGCCCAGTCCGCCGTCAGCAGTGTCAAGTCGCTGGCAGGCCAGGCACAGGTCACCCGCCAGGCGGTGGCGCCGGCGCTGTATGAAGTGGCCTACTCGCCCAGCCAGGACGTGGTCTACGTGGTGTCGGCCGGTGGTTTCGGTCCGGATGCGCCGGCTTCCAAGGTACTGCGCCTCGATCCGAAGACGCTGGACGTGAAGGGCGAGATTCCCCTGTCCGTCAATGGCTTCGGGCTGGTGCTGGATGATGCCGCGCACCGCCTGTACATCACCGATACCCGTGCCGGCTCGCTGACGGTTCTCGACGTGGCCAGCGACACCGTGGTGGGCACGGTGGCGCTGAATGAAGCGCCGGATGCCGTTTTCAGCCAGACACCTGCCAAGGCTTCCCAGGCAGCCAGGGCTGCGAAGGCCTCCCGGGCAGGCAAGAGCGCCAAGCCCGCTGATGAGGACAAGGATGGCGTGTACAAGTACCGCGAGGTGGTGCTGGACCGCACGCACAACCGTCTGTATCTGCCGGGCATGAGCCTGGAGGCGGGCAGCAACGGGGTGCTGAAGGTGGTTGATGCCCATACGCTGAAGGTGCAGAAGGTGGTGCCGGGTCTGGGCTTCGGAACCACCGGCATTGCGCTGGATGAGGCGGCCGGCAAGCTGTACGTCTCCAACCTGGTCGGTCAACTCTTCGTGGTGGATACCGGCACGCTGGCCGTCACGCAGAAGTTCGAGGTGGCCGCCGACCAGCTGCTGAACCTGGCGGTGGACCGTGCGGCAGGTCAGGTGCTGGCCGTGGATCAGGGCATGGCCCGCCTGGACGAGAAGCGCCAGCAGGACGGCATTGCCTACACGCCGCGCGGCAAGGGCAACCAGGTGGTGGCCATCGACCCGGCCAACGGGCAGGTTACCCGCAACATTGCCGTCGGCACGCAGCCGGTGGCCCTGCTGCTGGATGCCGAGCGCAACCGCCTCTACGTGTCCAACCGTGATTCGGGCAATGTCTCGATCATCGATGCCCGCACCGGCCATCTGCTCAAGTCCGTGGACCTTCAGCGGCACCCCAACAGCCTGACGCTGAACCCGAAGACGGGGGAGGTGTACGTGACGATCAAGAACGCCCGTGACGCCGCGCGTGGCAGCAACGAGAGCGTGGCCCGGATCCAGTATTGA
- a CDS encoding Fic family protein: MSGHLSTLTTAPPSDPLGGAWLAQAFQLPWPEDLPVVSRMGGRRATQVTANGWLETWPEAARPSADVVSHLLFHLRHEVPHLGLLARLFEQIGPDVIQTWVDTEPTGQYARRAAFLYEWLTGQTLRVPVGLAGNYVDALDGTRRVVASTGRGQRVPRWRVVDNLPGTRHFCPLVVKTEALRSAESLDVHRLLDGLMAEFGPDLLMRSAVWLTLRESRASFSIEGEGNQVSRVQRFADVMARRLGQGTVPLSADVLAELQQDILGRRTSLGQFGLRQSPVFVGETVRYQDIVHYVAPPAADVAAMLEGVRVFLDRTQGQPAVMRSAVVAFGFVYIHPLADGNGRVHRFLINDILRRDGVVPDTMILPVSSLIADDAQVRRRYDQVLDGVSRPLMSLVREHVDFARKPIVYPDGVSSNFCFSGDALARPLWRYPDLGPHVCFLADVLGKTLATKMREESRYLQLHARARAALKEVVEMPDAQADRVIRSLQQNEGALSNVLAGEIPILAEPGVWAEVVEAVSAAWQGDADPS, from the coding sequence ATGTCTGGCCATCTCTCCACGCTCACGACTGCCCCGCCTTCAGATCCTCTCGGCGGCGCCTGGCTGGCTCAGGCCTTCCAGCTGCCGTGGCCCGAAGACCTGCCCGTCGTCAGCCGGATGGGGGGGCGTCGTGCCACGCAGGTGACGGCCAACGGTTGGCTGGAAACCTGGCCGGAGGCGGCTCGCCCATCCGCGGATGTGGTCTCGCATCTGCTGTTTCACCTGCGGCACGAGGTGCCGCACCTGGGGTTGCTTGCACGTCTGTTCGAGCAAATCGGACCGGACGTCATCCAGACCTGGGTGGATACCGAGCCCACCGGGCAGTACGCGCGTCGAGCCGCCTTCCTGTATGAGTGGCTGACCGGCCAGACGCTGCGCGTGCCCGTGGGCCTTGCAGGTAATTATGTGGACGCCCTTGATGGGACGCGACGGGTGGTGGCATCCACCGGCCGTGGGCAGCGGGTGCCCCGCTGGCGGGTTGTCGACAATCTGCCGGGAACCCGCCATTTCTGCCCTCTGGTGGTCAAGACGGAGGCACTCAGGTCTGCGGAGTCTCTTGATGTGCATCGGCTGCTGGACGGGCTCATGGCGGAGTTCGGTCCTGATCTGCTGATGCGTTCGGCGGTGTGGTTGACGCTGCGCGAAAGCCGGGCCAGTTTCAGCATCGAGGGCGAGGGCAATCAGGTGAGCCGTGTGCAGCGCTTTGCCGATGTAATGGCTCGCCGGCTGGGGCAGGGGACAGTGCCTCTGTCGGCTGATGTGCTGGCAGAGTTGCAGCAGGATATCCTGGGCAGGCGCACGTCCCTGGGGCAGTTTGGACTTCGGCAGTCGCCCGTGTTCGTGGGTGAAACGGTGCGCTATCAGGACATCGTCCATTACGTGGCGCCGCCCGCTGCAGACGTGGCGGCCATGCTCGAAGGGGTGCGGGTCTTTCTGGATCGGACGCAGGGTCAGCCTGCCGTGATGCGCAGCGCGGTGGTCGCTTTCGGATTCGTCTACATCCACCCGTTGGCCGATGGCAATGGGCGGGTTCACCGCTTTCTCATCAACGATATCCTGCGGCGCGATGGCGTGGTGCCGGACACGATGATCCTGCCGGTTTCCAGCCTGATCGCCGATGATGCCCAGGTACGTCGACGCTACGATCAGGTGCTGGACGGCGTGTCTCGGCCGTTGATGTCATTGGTGCGCGAGCATGTCGATTTCGCTCGCAAGCCCATCGTGTATCCCGATGGTGTCAGTTCCAATTTCTGCTTTTCAGGGGATGCGCTGGCGCGCCCACTGTGGCGATACCCTGATCTGGGGCCGCATGTCTGCTTTCTGGCGGATGTTCTTGGAAAGACGCTGGCCACGAAGATGCGGGAGGAATCCCGCTATCTTCAGCTGCATGCCCGGGCACGTGCCGCGTTGAAGGAAGTTGTGGAGATGCCGGATGCCCAGGCGGATCGGGTGATCCGTTCGCTGCAGCAGAACGAGGGCGCCCTCAGCAATGTGCTGGCAGGCGAGATTCCGATACTGGCTGAACCCGGTGTATGGGCCGAAGTGGTCGAGGCCGTGTCTGCGGCATGGCAGGGGGACGCTGATCCGTCCTGA
- a CDS encoding YncE family protein, whose amino-acid sequence MKSFPKSFRTSSFLALAVAAALAGCAATQDAGHSAMNMVKSATGQAQVVRQDVAPALYQVAYSPSENVVYAVSAGNPKDPASGVKSKLFKLDPETLAVKAEIELPKPGYGLTLDDEAHRLYIVDTRGGTLMVFDTTSSQVTASLTMPPVLDAQGKPEKIEYREIVVDKANNRLYLPAMSYHDSKLQVVNLETLTVERTIPGFNFGATGISMDSGAGKLYVSNLMGQLFVVDIGTLAITDRFEVQGDQLLNLVVDHDNKRLLAVDQGFDRLDVVRKERGGLNYQTRTQGNQVLALDPSSGKVLQNIKVGTQPVAMLLDAPRNRLYVSNRVSSNISVVDPRTGQEIKTIDLPTHPNSFALNPKTGTVYVTVKLPKEKSMTDKESVARISF is encoded by the coding sequence ATGAAATCGTTCCCCAAGTCTTTCCGTACTTCTTCCTTCCTGGCGCTGGCCGTGGCGGCGGCGCTGGCCGGCTGCGCTGCCACGCAGGATGCCGGTCATTCGGCCATGAATATGGTCAAGTCGGCCACGGGCCAGGCCCAGGTCGTTCGCCAGGACGTGGCCCCGGCGCTCTATCAAGTGGCCTATTCGCCCAGCGAGAACGTGGTCTATGCCGTCTCGGCGGGCAACCCCAAGGATCCGGCTTCCGGCGTGAAGTCGAAGCTCTTCAAGCTGGACCCCGAGACGCTGGCCGTGAAGGCGGAAATCGAGCTGCCTAAGCCCGGCTATGGCCTGACGCTGGATGACGAGGCGCATCGCCTCTACATCGTGGACACCCGCGGCGGCACGCTGATGGTCTTCGACACCACCTCCAGCCAGGTGACGGCTTCGCTGACCATGCCGCCGGTGCTGGATGCCCAGGGCAAGCCCGAGAAGATCGAGTACCGCGAGATCGTCGTGGACAAGGCCAACAACCGGCTGTACCTGCCTGCCATGTCCTATCACGACAGCAAGCTGCAGGTGGTCAACCTTGAGACCCTGACGGTCGAGCGCACCATCCCGGGCTTCAACTTCGGTGCCACCGGCATCTCGATGGATTCGGGCGCCGGCAAGCTGTATGTCTCCAACCTGATGGGGCAGCTCTTTGTCGTGGACATCGGCACGCTGGCCATCACCGACCGCTTCGAGGTGCAGGGTGATCAGCTCCTGAACCTGGTGGTGGACCACGACAACAAGCGCCTGCTGGCCGTGGATCAGGGCTTCGACCGCCTGGACGTGGTTCGCAAGGAGCGGGGCGGCCTCAACTATCAGACGCGCACCCAGGGCAACCAGGTGCTGGCCCTGGATCCGTCCAGCGGCAAGGTGCTGCAGAACATCAAGGTGGGCACGCAGCCGGTGGCCATGCTGCTGGACGCACCGCGCAATCGCCTGTACGTGAGCAACCGTGTCTCCAGCAATATCTCGGTGGTGGATCCGCGCACCGGCCAGGAGATCAAGACCATCGACCTGCCCACGCACCCGAACAGCTTTGCGCTGAACCCGAAGACCGGCACGGTCTACGTGACGGTGAAGCTGCCGAAGGAAAAGTCGATGACCGACAAGGAAAGCGTCGCACGCATCAGCTTCTGA
- the guaA gene encoding glutamine-hydrolyzing GMP synthase, which produces MNHQKILILDFGSQVTQLIARRIREAHVYCEVHPCDVSSDWVRQYAADGQLKGIILSGSHASVYEVDDRAPDAVFQLGVPVLGICYGMQTMAMQLGGQVEGSNTREFGYAEVRARGHTRLLDGIQDFHTPEGHGMLKVWMSHGDKVTALPEGFKLMASTPSCPIAGMADEDRHFYGVQFHPEVTHTVQGRAMLERFVLDICGVRPDWVMRDHIEEAVAAIREQVGDEEVILGLSGGVDSSVAAALIHRAIGDQLTCVFVDHGLLRLNEGDMVMDMFAGKLHAKVVRVDASQLFLDALAGVSDPEQKRKIIGRLFVDVFKAEAEKLKASGAGHKGATFLAQGTIYPDVIESGGAKSKKAVVIKSHHNVGGLPEQLGLKLLEPLRDLFKDEVRELGVALGLPPDMVYRHPFPGPGLGVRILGEVKKEYADLLRQADAIFIEELRSTIEPHSGKSWYDLTSQAFTVFLPVKSVGVMGDGRTYDYVVALRAVQTSDFMTADWAELPYSLLKKTSSRIINEVRGINRVTYDVSSKPPATIEWE; this is translated from the coding sequence ATGAACCATCAGAAGATCCTGATCCTGGATTTCGGCTCGCAAGTCACCCAGCTCATCGCGCGGCGCATCCGCGAAGCCCACGTCTACTGCGAAGTCCATCCCTGCGACGTCAGCAGCGACTGGGTCCGGCAATACGCCGCCGACGGCCAGCTCAAGGGCATCATCCTCTCCGGCAGCCATGCCAGCGTCTATGAAGTGGATGACCGCGCCCCCGACGCCGTCTTCCAGCTGGGCGTGCCCGTGCTGGGCATCTGTTACGGCATGCAGACCATGGCCATGCAGCTGGGCGGACAGGTGGAAGGCAGCAACACCCGGGAATTCGGCTACGCCGAAGTCCGCGCCCGCGGCCACACCCGGCTGCTGGACGGCATCCAGGACTTCCACACCCCCGAAGGCCACGGCATGCTGAAGGTGTGGATGAGCCACGGCGACAAGGTCACGGCCCTGCCCGAAGGCTTCAAGCTCATGGCCAGCACCCCCAGCTGCCCCATCGCCGGCATGGCCGACGAGGATCGCCACTTCTACGGCGTGCAGTTCCACCCCGAAGTCACCCACACCGTGCAGGGCAGGGCCATGCTTGAGCGCTTCGTGCTTGACATCTGCGGCGTCCGTCCCGACTGGGTCATGCGTGATCACATCGAGGAAGCCGTGGCCGCCATCCGCGAACAGGTGGGCGACGAGGAAGTCATCCTGGGCCTGTCCGGTGGCGTCGACTCCAGCGTGGCTGCCGCCCTCATCCATCGCGCCATCGGTGACCAGCTCACCTGCGTCTTCGTCGACCATGGCCTTCTGCGGCTGAACGAAGGCGACATGGTCATGGACATGTTCGCCGGCAAGCTGCACGCCAAGGTCGTGCGCGTCGACGCCAGCCAGCTCTTCCTGGACGCCCTGGCCGGCGTCTCCGACCCCGAGCAGAAGCGCAAGATCATCGGCCGCCTGTTCGTCGACGTCTTCAAGGCCGAAGCCGAGAAGCTCAAGGCCAGCGGCGCCGGTCACAAGGGTGCCACCTTCCTGGCCCAGGGCACCATCTACCCCGACGTCATCGAGTCGGGCGGCGCCAAGAGCAAGAAGGCCGTCGTCATCAAGAGCCACCACAACGTCGGCGGCCTGCCCGAACAGCTGGGCCTGAAACTGCTGGAGCCCCTGCGCGACCTCTTCAAGGACGAAGTGCGCGAACTGGGCGTTGCCCTGGGCCTGCCCCCCGACATGGTCTACCGTCACCCCTTCCCGGGGCCGGGCCTGGGCGTTCGCATCCTGGGCGAAGTGAAGAAGGAATACGCCGACCTGCTGCGCCAGGCCGACGCCATCTTCATTGAGGAACTGCGCTCCACCATCGAACCCCACAGCGGCAAGAGCTGGTACGACCTCACCAGCCAGGCCTTCACCGTCTTCCTGCCCGTCAAGAGCGTCGGCGTCATGGGCGACGGCCGTACCTACGACTACGTCGTGGCCCTGCGCGCCGTCCAGACCAGCGACTTCATGACCGCCGACTGGGCAGAGCTGCCCTACAGCCTGCTGAAGAAGACCAGCAGCCGCATCATCAACGAAGTGCGCGGCATCAACCGCGTCACCTACGACGTGAGCAGCAAGCCGCCGGCGACGATCGAGTGGGAGTGA